One window from the genome of Nicotiana sylvestris chromosome 9, ASM39365v2, whole genome shotgun sequence encodes:
- the LOC104244745 gene encoding peptidyl-prolyl cis-trans isomerase CYP63 isoform X1, with amino-acid sequence MKKKKNPLVFLDVSIDGNPAERIVIELFADIVPRTAENFRSLCTGEKGVGVSTGKPLHYKGCLFHRVIKGFMAQGGDFSKGNGTGGESIYGGKFPDENFKVVHTGAGLLSMANSGPNTNGSQFFITFKRTPHLDGKHVVFGKVVKGMDFVKKIEQVGTADGKPSGLVKIVDCGEMSDERKVNDTTKAEKGKNKKSARALSPDDGSDSREKGKHKASTDRKQKKRRRYSSSDSYSSESDTDSSSGSDSDSELDSYSSSSSSDGRRKKRKRSTKKERSRRGKKKDEKRTRRRVRRSKRSKRKRSSDSSSGTDSTSSSDSSDDENDRRSNSTRKALGKKSSIPLKGQAALKQQKNLEEGEVSKNGKLSNNGHGGDVPTDKTLATNDKSDHSSRSRSTTPSPRGKPRPSCRSSRSMSPAKVSDRLDHNDGCLQIESKERSLPKSPSQKATQPSRSSPGRDLSRNRSPDGTSKRIRKGRGFTQQYSFARRYRTPSPERSPYRPYYQGGRNFQGNRDRYSSYRSYSGCSPPGRYRRSPRGRSPPSRYRRRSRSRSISHSPSAHPRRERRRSKSPSRSASPTDKRQTISDRLKSRLGPRVDDQNSPTRRSASRSRSRDSTTPRSPDAVPSKHSRKVGSESPSSSRSISPTRQRGLVSYEDISSTGTN; translated from the exons atgaagaagaagaaaaatcctCTCGTATTCTTAGATGTATCTATTGATGGAAATCCTGCAGAAAGAATTGTTATTGAG CTCTTTGCAGATATTGTCCCGAGGACTGCAGAAAATTTCAGGTCACTCTGCACAG GTGAGAAGGGAGTTGGAGTATCTACTGGGAAACCTCTGCACTACAAAGGATGCTTATTTCACCGTGTAATCAAAGGGTTTATGGCACAA GGTGGTGATTTCTCCAAAGGGAATG GCACTGGTGGAGAGAGTATATATGGAGGGAAATTTCCAG ACGAAAACTTTAAAGTTGTTCACACTGGGGCTGGTCTTCTCTCGATGGCGAATAGTGGTCCTAATACAAATGGATCCCAGTTCTTCATTACGTTTAAGAGAACTCCCCATCTTGACGG GAAGCATGTTGTTTTTGGAAAAGTAGTGAAGGGAATGGATTTTGTGAAGAAAATTGAACAGGTAGGGACAGCTGACGGGAAGCCATCTGGGCTTGTGAAAATTGTAGATTGTGGCGAAATGTCTGATGAGAGGAAAGTTAATGATACAACCAAAGCAGAGAAAG GGAAAAATAAGAAGTCAGCAAGAGCTCTTTCCCCTGATGATGGTTCAGACAGTCGAGAAAAGGGGAAACACAAAGCATCCACCGacagaaagcaaaagaaaaggaggagATACTCTTCATCTGATTCTTACAGTTCTGAGTCAGATACTGATTCCTCTTCAGGCTCTGACTCAGATTCTGAGCTGGACTCCTATTCTTCTAGCTCTTCAAGTGATGGAAGGcgtaagaagaggaagaggtcGACTAAGAAAGAAAGGAGTCGACGTGGGAAGAAAAAAGACGAAAAGAGGACGAGGAGAAGAGTTCGTCGAAGTAAAAGATCGAAACGCAAGCG GAGCTCTGATAGTTCTAGTGGCACAGACAGTACCAGCAGCAGTGATAGCTCTGATGATGAAAATGACAGGCGCAGTAATTCTACACGAAAag CTTTGGGGAAGAAATCATCAATCCCTCTCAAAGGACAAGCTGCTTTGAAACAGCAAAAGAATCTTGAAGAGGGTGAAGTATCTAAGAATGGTAAGCTTTCGAATAATGGTCATGGTGGGGATGTACCAACTGACAAGACTCTCGCCACCAATGATAAATCTGATCATTCCAGCAGATCCAG AAGTACAACACCAAGTCCCAGAGGGAAGCCAAGACCCAGCTGCCGGAGCAGTCGAAGTATGAGCCCAGCAAAAGTGTCTGATAGACTTGACCATAATGATGGATGTCTTCAAATTGAATCAAAGGAGAGAAGTCTTCCAAAGAGTCCTTCACAAAAAGCTACTCAGCCATCTCGCTCTAGTCCTGGCAGGGATTTATCCAGAAACCGTTCTCCTGATGGAACTTCAAAGCGAATCCGAAAAGGCCGTGGCTTCACTCAACAGTATTCATTTGCAAGACGCTATCGCACCCCATCTCCTGAGCGTTCACCTTACAGGCCTTATTACCAGGGTGGGAGAAATTTTCAGGGGAATCGTGATAG GTACTCAAGTTATAGAAGCTATTCTGGGTGTTCTCCACCGGGACGATACAGGCGCTCACCAAGAGGCAGAAGTCCGCCCAG TAGATATCGGCGAAGGAGTCGAAGTAGGAGTATTTCTCACAGCCCTAGTGCTCATCCTAGGCGTGAGAGGCGTCGAAGTAAGAGCCCTTCACGTAGTGCTTCCCCTACAGATAAGCGGCAGACAATAAGTGACAGATTGAAGTCTCGTCTTGGGCCTCGCGTGGATGATCAGAATTCTCCTACTAGAAGGTCAGCTTCAAGATCTAGAAGCCGCGACTCAACGACTCCTCGATCTCCTGATGCTGTTCCAAGTAAGCACAGTAGAAAAGTAGGATCTGAATCGCCCAGTAGTTCGAGGTCAATCTCCCCAACTCGACAGAGGGGTCTAGTCTCATATGAGGATATCAGTTCCACCGGGACAAACTAA
- the LOC104244745 gene encoding peptidyl-prolyl cis-trans isomerase CYP63 isoform X2 encodes MYLLMEILQKELLLSQLAFFWGGNVQLFADIVPRTAENFRSLCTGEKGVGVSTGKPLHYKGCLFHRVIKGFMAQGGDFSKGNGTGGESIYGGKFPDENFKVVHTGAGLLSMANSGPNTNGSQFFITFKRTPHLDGKHVVFGKVVKGMDFVKKIEQVGTADGKPSGLVKIVDCGEMSDERKVNDTTKAEKGKNKKSARALSPDDGSDSREKGKHKASTDRKQKKRRRYSSSDSYSSESDTDSSSGSDSDSELDSYSSSSSSDGRRKKRKRSTKKERSRRGKKKDEKRTRRRVRRSKRSKRKRSSDSSSGTDSTSSSDSSDDENDRRSNSTRKALGKKSSIPLKGQAALKQQKNLEEGEVSKNGKLSNNGHGGDVPTDKTLATNDKSDHSSRSRSTTPSPRGKPRPSCRSSRSMSPAKVSDRLDHNDGCLQIESKERSLPKSPSQKATQPSRSSPGRDLSRNRSPDGTSKRIRKGRGFTQQYSFARRYRTPSPERSPYRPYYQGGRNFQGNRDRYSSYRSYSGCSPPGRYRRSPRGRSPPSRYRRRSRSRSISHSPSAHPRRERRRSKSPSRSASPTDKRQTISDRLKSRLGPRVDDQNSPTRRSASRSRSRDSTTPRSPDAVPSKHSRKVGSESPSSSRSISPTRQRGLVSYEDISSTGTN; translated from the exons ATGTATCTATTGATGGAAATCCTGCAGAAAGAATTGTTATTGAG CCAATTAGCCTTTTTTTGGGGGGGAAATGTGCAGCTCTTTGCAGATATTGTCCCGAGGACTGCAGAAAATTTCAGGTCACTCTGCACAG GTGAGAAGGGAGTTGGAGTATCTACTGGGAAACCTCTGCACTACAAAGGATGCTTATTTCACCGTGTAATCAAAGGGTTTATGGCACAA GGTGGTGATTTCTCCAAAGGGAATG GCACTGGTGGAGAGAGTATATATGGAGGGAAATTTCCAG ACGAAAACTTTAAAGTTGTTCACACTGGGGCTGGTCTTCTCTCGATGGCGAATAGTGGTCCTAATACAAATGGATCCCAGTTCTTCATTACGTTTAAGAGAACTCCCCATCTTGACGG GAAGCATGTTGTTTTTGGAAAAGTAGTGAAGGGAATGGATTTTGTGAAGAAAATTGAACAGGTAGGGACAGCTGACGGGAAGCCATCTGGGCTTGTGAAAATTGTAGATTGTGGCGAAATGTCTGATGAGAGGAAAGTTAATGATACAACCAAAGCAGAGAAAG GGAAAAATAAGAAGTCAGCAAGAGCTCTTTCCCCTGATGATGGTTCAGACAGTCGAGAAAAGGGGAAACACAAAGCATCCACCGacagaaagcaaaagaaaaggaggagATACTCTTCATCTGATTCTTACAGTTCTGAGTCAGATACTGATTCCTCTTCAGGCTCTGACTCAGATTCTGAGCTGGACTCCTATTCTTCTAGCTCTTCAAGTGATGGAAGGcgtaagaagaggaagaggtcGACTAAGAAAGAAAGGAGTCGACGTGGGAAGAAAAAAGACGAAAAGAGGACGAGGAGAAGAGTTCGTCGAAGTAAAAGATCGAAACGCAAGCG GAGCTCTGATAGTTCTAGTGGCACAGACAGTACCAGCAGCAGTGATAGCTCTGATGATGAAAATGACAGGCGCAGTAATTCTACACGAAAag CTTTGGGGAAGAAATCATCAATCCCTCTCAAAGGACAAGCTGCTTTGAAACAGCAAAAGAATCTTGAAGAGGGTGAAGTATCTAAGAATGGTAAGCTTTCGAATAATGGTCATGGTGGGGATGTACCAACTGACAAGACTCTCGCCACCAATGATAAATCTGATCATTCCAGCAGATCCAG AAGTACAACACCAAGTCCCAGAGGGAAGCCAAGACCCAGCTGCCGGAGCAGTCGAAGTATGAGCCCAGCAAAAGTGTCTGATAGACTTGACCATAATGATGGATGTCTTCAAATTGAATCAAAGGAGAGAAGTCTTCCAAAGAGTCCTTCACAAAAAGCTACTCAGCCATCTCGCTCTAGTCCTGGCAGGGATTTATCCAGAAACCGTTCTCCTGATGGAACTTCAAAGCGAATCCGAAAAGGCCGTGGCTTCACTCAACAGTATTCATTTGCAAGACGCTATCGCACCCCATCTCCTGAGCGTTCACCTTACAGGCCTTATTACCAGGGTGGGAGAAATTTTCAGGGGAATCGTGATAG GTACTCAAGTTATAGAAGCTATTCTGGGTGTTCTCCACCGGGACGATACAGGCGCTCACCAAGAGGCAGAAGTCCGCCCAG TAGATATCGGCGAAGGAGTCGAAGTAGGAGTATTTCTCACAGCCCTAGTGCTCATCCTAGGCGTGAGAGGCGTCGAAGTAAGAGCCCTTCACGTAGTGCTTCCCCTACAGATAAGCGGCAGACAATAAGTGACAGATTGAAGTCTCGTCTTGGGCCTCGCGTGGATGATCAGAATTCTCCTACTAGAAGGTCAGCTTCAAGATCTAGAAGCCGCGACTCAACGACTCCTCGATCTCCTGATGCTGTTCCAAGTAAGCACAGTAGAAAAGTAGGATCTGAATCGCCCAGTAGTTCGAGGTCAATCTCCCCAACTCGACAGAGGGGTCTAGTCTCATATGAGGATATCAGTTCCACCGGGACAAACTAA
- the LOC104244745 gene encoding peptidyl-prolyl cis-trans isomerase CYP63 isoform X4 gives MAQGGDFSKGNGTGGESIYGGKFPDENFKVVHTGAGLLSMANSGPNTNGSQFFITFKRTPHLDGKHVVFGKVVKGMDFVKKIEQVGTADGKPSGLVKIVDCGEMSDERKVNDTTKAEKGKNKKSARALSPDDGSDSREKGKHKASTDRKQKKRRRYSSSDSYSSESDTDSSSGSDSDSELDSYSSSSSSDGRRKKRKRSTKKERSRRGKKKDEKRTRRRVRRSKRSKRKRSSDSSSGTDSTSSSDSSDDENDRRSNSTRKALGKKSSIPLKGQAALKQQKNLEEGEVSKNGKLSNNGHGGDVPTDKTLATNDKSDHSSRSRSTTPSPRGKPRPSCRSSRSMSPAKVSDRLDHNDGCLQIESKERSLPKSPSQKATQPSRSSPGRDLSRNRSPDGTSKRIRKGRGFTQQYSFARRYRTPSPERSPYRPYYQGGRNFQGNRDRYSSYRSYSGCSPPGRYRRSPRGRSPPSRYRRRSRSRSISHSPSAHPRRERRRSKSPSRSASPTDKRQTISDRLKSRLGPRVDDQNSPTRRSASRSRSRDSTTPRSPDAVPSKHSRKVGSESPSSSRSISPTRQRGLVSYEDISSTGTN, from the exons ATGGCACAA GGTGGTGATTTCTCCAAAGGGAATG GCACTGGTGGAGAGAGTATATATGGAGGGAAATTTCCAG ACGAAAACTTTAAAGTTGTTCACACTGGGGCTGGTCTTCTCTCGATGGCGAATAGTGGTCCTAATACAAATGGATCCCAGTTCTTCATTACGTTTAAGAGAACTCCCCATCTTGACGG GAAGCATGTTGTTTTTGGAAAAGTAGTGAAGGGAATGGATTTTGTGAAGAAAATTGAACAGGTAGGGACAGCTGACGGGAAGCCATCTGGGCTTGTGAAAATTGTAGATTGTGGCGAAATGTCTGATGAGAGGAAAGTTAATGATACAACCAAAGCAGAGAAAG GGAAAAATAAGAAGTCAGCAAGAGCTCTTTCCCCTGATGATGGTTCAGACAGTCGAGAAAAGGGGAAACACAAAGCATCCACCGacagaaagcaaaagaaaaggaggagATACTCTTCATCTGATTCTTACAGTTCTGAGTCAGATACTGATTCCTCTTCAGGCTCTGACTCAGATTCTGAGCTGGACTCCTATTCTTCTAGCTCTTCAAGTGATGGAAGGcgtaagaagaggaagaggtcGACTAAGAAAGAAAGGAGTCGACGTGGGAAGAAAAAAGACGAAAAGAGGACGAGGAGAAGAGTTCGTCGAAGTAAAAGATCGAAACGCAAGCG GAGCTCTGATAGTTCTAGTGGCACAGACAGTACCAGCAGCAGTGATAGCTCTGATGATGAAAATGACAGGCGCAGTAATTCTACACGAAAag CTTTGGGGAAGAAATCATCAATCCCTCTCAAAGGACAAGCTGCTTTGAAACAGCAAAAGAATCTTGAAGAGGGTGAAGTATCTAAGAATGGTAAGCTTTCGAATAATGGTCATGGTGGGGATGTACCAACTGACAAGACTCTCGCCACCAATGATAAATCTGATCATTCCAGCAGATCCAG AAGTACAACACCAAGTCCCAGAGGGAAGCCAAGACCCAGCTGCCGGAGCAGTCGAAGTATGAGCCCAGCAAAAGTGTCTGATAGACTTGACCATAATGATGGATGTCTTCAAATTGAATCAAAGGAGAGAAGTCTTCCAAAGAGTCCTTCACAAAAAGCTACTCAGCCATCTCGCTCTAGTCCTGGCAGGGATTTATCCAGAAACCGTTCTCCTGATGGAACTTCAAAGCGAATCCGAAAAGGCCGTGGCTTCACTCAACAGTATTCATTTGCAAGACGCTATCGCACCCCATCTCCTGAGCGTTCACCTTACAGGCCTTATTACCAGGGTGGGAGAAATTTTCAGGGGAATCGTGATAG GTACTCAAGTTATAGAAGCTATTCTGGGTGTTCTCCACCGGGACGATACAGGCGCTCACCAAGAGGCAGAAGTCCGCCCAG TAGATATCGGCGAAGGAGTCGAAGTAGGAGTATTTCTCACAGCCCTAGTGCTCATCCTAGGCGTGAGAGGCGTCGAAGTAAGAGCCCTTCACGTAGTGCTTCCCCTACAGATAAGCGGCAGACAATAAGTGACAGATTGAAGTCTCGTCTTGGGCCTCGCGTGGATGATCAGAATTCTCCTACTAGAAGGTCAGCTTCAAGATCTAGAAGCCGCGACTCAACGACTCCTCGATCTCCTGATGCTGTTCCAAGTAAGCACAGTAGAAAAGTAGGATCTGAATCGCCCAGTAGTTCGAGGTCAATCTCCCCAACTCGACAGAGGGGTCTAGTCTCATATGAGGATATCAGTTCCACCGGGACAAACTAA
- the LOC104244745 gene encoding peptidyl-prolyl cis-trans isomerase CYP63 isoform X3, with translation MKKKKNPLVFLDVSIDGNPAERIVIELFADIVPRTAENFRSLCTGEKGVGVSTGKPLHYKGCLFHRVIKGFMAQGGDFSKGNGTGGESIYGGKFPDENFKVVHTGAGLLSMANSGPNTNGSQFFITFKRTPHLDGKHVVFGKVVKGMDFVKKIEQVGTADGKPSGLVKIVDCGEMSDERKVNDTTKAEKGKNKKSARALSPDDGSDSREKGKHKASTDRKQKKRRRYSSSDSYSSESDTDSSSGSDSDSELDSYSSSSSSDGRRKKRKRSTKKERSRRGKKKDEKRTRRRVRRSKRSKRKRSSDSSSGTDSTSSSDSSDDENDRRSNSTRKALGKKSSIPLKGQAALKQQKNLEEGEVSKNGKLSNNGHGGDVPTDKTLATNDKSDHSSRSRSTTPSPRGKPRPSCRSSRSMSPAKVSDRLDHNDGCLQIESKERSLPKSPSQKATQPSRSSPGRDLSRNRSPDGTSKRIRKGRGFTQQYSFARRYRTPSPERSPYRPYYQGGRNFQGNRDRYSSYRSYSGCSPPGRYRRSPRGRSPPRYRRRSRSRSISHSPSAHPRRERRRSKSPSRSASPTDKRQTISDRLKSRLGPRVDDQNSPTRRSASRSRSRDSTTPRSPDAVPSKHSRKVGSESPSSSRSISPTRQRGLVSYEDISSTGTN, from the exons atgaagaagaagaaaaatcctCTCGTATTCTTAGATGTATCTATTGATGGAAATCCTGCAGAAAGAATTGTTATTGAG CTCTTTGCAGATATTGTCCCGAGGACTGCAGAAAATTTCAGGTCACTCTGCACAG GTGAGAAGGGAGTTGGAGTATCTACTGGGAAACCTCTGCACTACAAAGGATGCTTATTTCACCGTGTAATCAAAGGGTTTATGGCACAA GGTGGTGATTTCTCCAAAGGGAATG GCACTGGTGGAGAGAGTATATATGGAGGGAAATTTCCAG ACGAAAACTTTAAAGTTGTTCACACTGGGGCTGGTCTTCTCTCGATGGCGAATAGTGGTCCTAATACAAATGGATCCCAGTTCTTCATTACGTTTAAGAGAACTCCCCATCTTGACGG GAAGCATGTTGTTTTTGGAAAAGTAGTGAAGGGAATGGATTTTGTGAAGAAAATTGAACAGGTAGGGACAGCTGACGGGAAGCCATCTGGGCTTGTGAAAATTGTAGATTGTGGCGAAATGTCTGATGAGAGGAAAGTTAATGATACAACCAAAGCAGAGAAAG GGAAAAATAAGAAGTCAGCAAGAGCTCTTTCCCCTGATGATGGTTCAGACAGTCGAGAAAAGGGGAAACACAAAGCATCCACCGacagaaagcaaaagaaaaggaggagATACTCTTCATCTGATTCTTACAGTTCTGAGTCAGATACTGATTCCTCTTCAGGCTCTGACTCAGATTCTGAGCTGGACTCCTATTCTTCTAGCTCTTCAAGTGATGGAAGGcgtaagaagaggaagaggtcGACTAAGAAAGAAAGGAGTCGACGTGGGAAGAAAAAAGACGAAAAGAGGACGAGGAGAAGAGTTCGTCGAAGTAAAAGATCGAAACGCAAGCG GAGCTCTGATAGTTCTAGTGGCACAGACAGTACCAGCAGCAGTGATAGCTCTGATGATGAAAATGACAGGCGCAGTAATTCTACACGAAAag CTTTGGGGAAGAAATCATCAATCCCTCTCAAAGGACAAGCTGCTTTGAAACAGCAAAAGAATCTTGAAGAGGGTGAAGTATCTAAGAATGGTAAGCTTTCGAATAATGGTCATGGTGGGGATGTACCAACTGACAAGACTCTCGCCACCAATGATAAATCTGATCATTCCAGCAGATCCAG AAGTACAACACCAAGTCCCAGAGGGAAGCCAAGACCCAGCTGCCGGAGCAGTCGAAGTATGAGCCCAGCAAAAGTGTCTGATAGACTTGACCATAATGATGGATGTCTTCAAATTGAATCAAAGGAGAGAAGTCTTCCAAAGAGTCCTTCACAAAAAGCTACTCAGCCATCTCGCTCTAGTCCTGGCAGGGATTTATCCAGAAACCGTTCTCCTGATGGAACTTCAAAGCGAATCCGAAAAGGCCGTGGCTTCACTCAACAGTATTCATTTGCAAGACGCTATCGCACCCCATCTCCTGAGCGTTCACCTTACAGGCCTTATTACCAGGGTGGGAGAAATTTTCAGGGGAATCGTGATAG GTACTCAAGTTATAGAAGCTATTCTGGGTGTTCTCCACCGGGACGATACAGGCGCTCACCAAGAGGCAGAAGTCCGCCCAG ATATCGGCGAAGGAGTCGAAGTAGGAGTATTTCTCACAGCCCTAGTGCTCATCCTAGGCGTGAGAGGCGTCGAAGTAAGAGCCCTTCACGTAGTGCTTCCCCTACAGATAAGCGGCAGACAATAAGTGACAGATTGAAGTCTCGTCTTGGGCCTCGCGTGGATGATCAGAATTCTCCTACTAGAAGGTCAGCTTCAAGATCTAGAAGCCGCGACTCAACGACTCCTCGATCTCCTGATGCTGTTCCAAGTAAGCACAGTAGAAAAGTAGGATCTGAATCGCCCAGTAGTTCGAGGTCAATCTCCCCAACTCGACAGAGGGGTCTAGTCTCATATGAGGATATCAGTTCCACCGGGACAAACTAA